The Aneurinibacillus migulanus genome contains the following window.
TGGCATCCATGACGAAAAACTACACTTTATATTACGGTTTGCCTACTGTAGTTACAATCATTCTGCTTATTGCAGGAATAGCAGGCTAAACCTGCTTAAAAAGCTGAAAATAGTGGGTTTGAAGTAAACCTGACATTGTGTGCCTAAAACCTCCCAGTAAATAAGGGAGGTTTCTTCACAAATATTTCAAGAAAATTTGTCAAAACGATCCTTAAATTGGGAATATTTAATTTATAATAAAAATAAGGGGGCGGTAGAGATGAAGAGTATGATACATACTCATGCATTGGAAGTTGATGAGGCGGGGCACATCATACAGCCCGCTGATGTAGAAGCCGAACTGGAAGCTTGCACATTGGAAGTGGAAATAGAGCAAGGGGAATTGGCCGTGTGGCTCGTTCCACGTTAAAGCATTTTGCGGCGCCCTCCCGAACTTGGTATCGGGAGGGCGTTTGTTGTTATATGTAGAATGTCATCGGCTTTTTTTCGTCTTTATAATGCTGAATCCGCTGTTCGCGATTACCAGTATGAAATTCGAACAGGTGACCATCTGGGTCAGTAAAGTAAACGGATTGCGCCTCTGCCTTATCGCGGGAACGTCCTTCGCGAATTGTAACTCCTAACTTTTGCAAGCGTTGGACATAGACAGGGAAATCTTGTTCATCGACTGTAAAAGCGATATGAGTATAGGAGTGTGTAATTTCGGTCCGCGGAATATCCTCTTGAACATTTAACGCTAACCATATACCCTGCAAATCGAAATAGGCCATCCTCTCTCCCTGAACAAGAAGTGTTCCTTCTAGTACATCACGGTAAAAAGCGATGGACGCTTCAAGATTAACTACAGAAAAAGTAAGATGGTTGATTCCTTGAATTTTCAAAAACAATCACCCTTTCCCATGTATACTATTTAGCTTACACATAATTAAAAGTTGTGTATATGCCGCTTTTCATAGCAGAACTGCAGAGGGAGCGGTCGGAAAAAGACACGTTTGCCTTTTTTCTGCTGGAGCGCAGGGCGCATCCAACTTCTTCTTTTTCTGAATCGCCTCCTTCCAACCACGTTACCATGTCAAACTATCAAGTGTAATTTATATAGATACTTAGTGAATATATCTTCTGTGAGAATTGTAGGAATTATCTTTCTGTTTGTTTGAATATAAGGATTTTGGGGAAGGGAGAAACCGTATGATGATTCTGTTGGGGAAGGAGAGATACATATGAAGAAATTTATGGCAGGCGTTGTAGCAGGTGTAGTGCTCTCAAGTGGGATGGCGTATGCAGCATCAATTACGGTGAATATCGCACCCTTTACATTGTTTGCGGACGGTGAAGAGAAGACATTTGGTAAAGATGAGGTACTTGTTCATAATGGCAGGGCCTATGTTCCTGTACGGGCCTATGCTGAAACGTTCCAGCATAAAGTATATTGGGACGGTACGAATGCGTCTATCTCTATTAATAAACCCTATATTCACATGGTGAATGCGCAAGGTGAAGAAATTGGCCATGCCATACTGACGGAGGAATCCGGTGGAGTAAAGGTTGCTATTGAGGTTCACGATTTGAAGCCGGGTAAGCATGGGTTCCATGTACATGAAAAGATGTTCGTGAAAAATGACTTTAAATCTGCAGGGGGGCATTTTAACCCGGACGGCAAAAAGCACGGGATGGAGAACCCAGAAGGACACCATGTCGGTGATATGCAGAATCTCGAAGTAAAAGAAGACGGCACGGCGAAGGCGGAATTTATGCTTGAGAGAGCCAGCCTAAAACAAGGAGATGTACATTCCCTGCTAGGAAAATCGATCATTATCCATGAAGGTGAAGACGATTTGAAATCAGATCCGGCAGGCAATTCCGGTGATCGTGTAGCGGGAGGCAATATTCCGCAGTAGAATAGCTAAAAGTAACAACTTGGATAAATAGACCAGAGAAGGGGTATGTTAAAAAGTGGAACCTATATACCTTACAGATAAAACTCAACAAACATAGGAGGAAGAAAAATGAAGAAATTAGTATACGGTACCGTATCAGGCGTTATTCTCGCTGCCGGTCTCGCATATGGAGCTTCAGAACGTACACCCGCTACCGCTTCTCCTGTTTCCGAATCCATACAAATGCAGGAACAAACAAAAACCAAGCCAGTGCCGATTGGTGAGCATGTGTTGCCTCCACTTCCATACGCATATAATGCGCTGGAGCCGTACATTGATGAGAAGACGATGCGTTTGCACCATGATATTCACTATAAGGCATACGTAGACGGGCTGAATAAGGCGGAGAAGGAAATGCAGAAAGCACGCCAAACGGGCAATTATGAGCTTATCAAGCATTGGGAAAGAGAAGCTGCTTTTAACGGTTCTGGCGATTATCTGCATACGATTTTCTGGAATAATATGAAGCCCCAAGGAGGTGGCCAGGCGACAGGCGCTATTGCAGAAGAGATTGCCAAATCATTTGGTAGCTTTGATGCATTCAAGGCGCATTTTTCCGCGGCAGCCGAAAAGGTAGAAGGCTCTGGATGGGCTATGCTTGTATGGAGTCCACAGGCAGGACATTTGGAGATTCTACAGGCGGAGAAACATCAGAATCTAACGCAGCAGGGTGTAATTCCTCTGCTTGTATTGGATGTATGGGAGCATGCTTATTATTTGAAATATAACAACAAGCGTGGGGAGTACATAAAGGCCTGGTGGAACGTCGTAAATTGGGATGATGTTAATAAACGGTATGCAGAGGCTAAAAAATAAAAGAGGAAAAGTAGCACCCGAGCAAAATTGTTCGGGTGCTTTTGTTTATATAAAGTAAAACCTCCATCAGTGGGGGCGCTTATTGCCCGTTGGACCAGGATAAACAAATTAGGGTGAGGCCACTTCTTCTACACCTTGTGTCGTCTGAAGGCCGCAATGCGGACAGCTAAAAATATGCATGCATTCCCCAGCAGCCTGATCCATATAACCGTTCGTCATTTCCGTATCTCCCCATTCTTCATAAGGACTGTATGGACCGTAAAATGTCTCTAATTTGCCCGCATCTTCCATTTGATGTTGGCAGGAAGGACAGGCGTAATGCATATGCTCCAGCCCATTACAAATTGGACAGATGGACATCGCTAATCCTCCCTTTGGCTAATTTCTCCGGTTTAGCAGATTGGTGTAGAAGGCATAGCTGGCCAGAACACCAAAGGAGAGGATGGCACCCAGAAAACCGGCTGTCCGATCATTGCTTCCATAGTACAGCGTAAGTGGAACGCCGATAGTTAGACCGATGACTACAAGCATATACAACGTATAAATCGTGCTTCGCGCCATAAATATCACACCCCTTTTGCTTAGGGTCCACACTGCTGACGGGCAGTATACATGGAAACACAAGAAAAAAACCCGCAGGTGCGGGCTTTTTGAGGAATAGATTACATTTTCATACTAGAGCTGTGTGTCGGTTGGACTCTTGCACCCGGATCCATGTAAGATTTGGCATTGTTGACGGCAGTTGGCGCTTCCCCGAAACCGACAGCAATAAGTTTAATTTTACCTGGATAGGTTGTTACATCACCTGCAGCATAAATTCCTGGAATATTTGTCTCCATTTTGGAATTTACCACAATGGAGCCTTTTTCGAATTCCAATCCCCAATCTTTGATTGGGCCAAGAGAAGATACGAAACCAAAATTTACGATAACAGCATCGACTTCTTCTGTAACGAGTTCTTCCGTTTTGCTGTTGCGGAGGACTACTTTTTCGATCGTATCTTCCCCTTCAAGCGCATGAGGCTCGAACGGCGTCAGTACATTAACTTTTGATTTCATCAAATTCTCTACACTGTGTTCATGTGCACGAAACTTATCACGGCGATGAACAATCGTGACTTTTTCGGCAATTGGCTCGAGCATGAGTGCCCAGTCAACTGCGGAATCACCACCGCCGAATACGACTACCTTTTGACCTGCAAATTTATTTAAATCATCGACAAAGTAATGAAGGTTTGCTTTTTCATATTTCTCCGCGTCTGCAAGCTCCAGTCTGCGGGGTTCAAAAGCGCCTACACCAGCGGTGATGATGGCAGTGCGGGAGTAGTGAACCCCTTTGTCTGTCGTAATCTCGAAGATGTCTTCTTTCTTTACTACATTCATTACTTTTTCTTCAAGGCAGATTTCTGTCTCGAAATGAGCTACTTGCTCTTTGAGGCGATCGATTAATTCCTGTGCACGGATTTTCGGGAAGCCTGCTACATCATAAATGAACTTCTCCGGATATAGCGCGGAAAGCTGTCCGCCGAGTTGTGGCATACTTTCAATTATTTTGCAGCTCGATTGCCGCATCCCCGCGTAAAATGCAGTGAATAGGCCGGCTGGACCTCCGCCAATGACCGTAATTTCATACACCTTCTCATCCCTTGTCAGGCTCATTTTTCTACACCTCCGGAAATATAGGTAACACAATGATTTCTTTACCTAATTATAACGGGGGGCAAAAATATTGGGAAGAAAAATAATAGAGGGAAAACTTAAAAAATGCGAATATTTTGTAGTTGACGAAACGTAAATATTCGTTTTACAATCAAACACGTAAGTTAGTACATATTGTGCATATTTTCACTTGAAAAAAGGTAAAAACCGCTTTATGATAAAAGTGTGAACAAATTTGTAATAGTTAGTGACGAAAAAACGCATGGATCACTTTTTAGAGGATAACATAGTGAAAAAAAGTACAATGCGTTGTGAATGATAAATCAAAGGAAAATGGAAGTGAAAAAAATGAGTACACCGAAAATTTTAATTTTGGGCGCCGGATACGGTGGTTTGATGACAGCTGTTCGCCTGCAAAAACAATTGAACTACAATGAGGCAGAAATTACGCTCGTGAATAAGCATGATTATCATTATTTCACGACTTGGCTGCATGAGCCAGCAGCTGGCACAAAAGATCCGGATCAATGCCGTGTAGAAATCGTGGATTTGCTGGACACAAGCAAAGTGAAGTTCGTAAAAGGAACTGTAACGGAAATCAAACGCGAAGAAAAGAACGTACTGCTTCAATCTGGCGAGAGCCTCTCTTACGATTATCTCGTTATCGGTCTTGGCAGCGAGCCAGAAACATTCGGCATCCAAGGGCTGAAAGAGCATGCATTCAGCATCCGTAGCATTAACAGCGTACGCGAAATCCGCGAGCATATTGAATATTGCTTCGCAAAATACAAAATGGAAAAACGTCCAGAACTGCTGACATTCATCGTTGGTGGCGCAGGCTTTACAGGCATCGAGTTCGTAGGCGAATTGTCCGATCGTGTACCTGAGCTTTGCAAAGAGTTCGACGTAGATCCGTCCGTAGTGAAAATCTACAATATTGAAGCTGCTCCGACAGTATTGCCTGGCTTTGATCCTGAATTGGTCAATTACGCTATGGAAGTTTTGTCTCGTAAAGGCGTTACGTTCAAAATCAGCACACCGATTAAAGAGTGTACTCCGGAAGGTGTGGTACTTGCTGACGGCGAAGAAATTAAGTCCACTACAGTTGTATGGACAGGTGGTGTACGTGGAAATGCCATTATCGAGAATGCCGGCTTCGAGACGATGCGCGGTCGCGTAAAAGTAGATCCGTATCTCCGTGCACCAGGACACGAGGATGTGTTCATCGTTGGTGATGGCGCATTAATCATTAACGAAGAAACGGATCGTCCGTATCCGCCGACTGCACAGATTGCCATTCAACAAGGAGAAAACCTAGCACAAAACTTGACTGCCCTGATTCGTGGTGGTGAGTTGAAGGCGTTTGTTCCTGCTCTTAAAGGTACGGTAGCTTCCTTGGGTAAAGGTGAAGCGATCGGACTTGTTGGCGACAAGAAAATCTTCGGCAGCACAGCTGCATTAATGAAGAAAGTTATCGACAACCGTTCTCTGTATATGCTGGGTGGGCTGTCGCTTGTCCTGAAAAAAGTAAAACTGTAGGGGCATAGAATTGTGAGACATGCCAGTGTTCAGGTGCGCGCCCTATTAACAGAAGAGGAGCGTGCACGTTACGAAAAGTTGTTTGAGGT
Protein-coding sequences here:
- the fosB gene encoding metallothiol transferase FosB; amino-acid sequence: MKIQGINHLTFSVVNLEASIAFYRDVLEGTLLVQGERMAYFDLQGIWLALNVQEDIPRTEITHSYTHIAFTVDEQDFPVYVQRLQKLGVTIREGRSRDKAEAQSVYFTDPDGHLFEFHTGNREQRIQHYKDEKKPMTFYI
- a CDS encoding NAD(P)/FAD-dependent oxidoreductase, which encodes MSTPKILILGAGYGGLMTAVRLQKQLNYNEAEITLVNKHDYHYFTTWLHEPAAGTKDPDQCRVEIVDLLDTSKVKFVKGTVTEIKREEKNVLLQSGESLSYDYLVIGLGSEPETFGIQGLKEHAFSIRSINSVREIREHIEYCFAKYKMEKRPELLTFIVGGAGFTGIEFVGELSDRVPELCKEFDVDPSVVKIYNIEAAPTVLPGFDPELVNYAMEVLSRKGVTFKISTPIKECTPEGVVLADGEEIKSTTVVWTGGVRGNAIIENAGFETMRGRVKVDPYLRAPGHEDVFIVGDGALIINEETDRPYPPTAQIAIQQGENLAQNLTALIRGGELKAFVPALKGTVASLGKGEAIGLVGDKKIFGSTAALMKKVIDNRSLYMLGGLSLVLKKVKL
- a CDS encoding NAD(P)/FAD-dependent oxidoreductase, which codes for MSLTRDEKVYEITVIGGGPAGLFTAFYAGMRQSSCKIIESMPQLGGQLSALYPEKFIYDVAGFPKIRAQELIDRLKEQVAHFETEICLEEKVMNVVKKEDIFEITTDKGVHYSRTAIITAGVGAFEPRRLELADAEKYEKANLHYFVDDLNKFAGQKVVVFGGGDSAVDWALMLEPIAEKVTIVHRRDKFRAHEHSVENLMKSKVNVLTPFEPHALEGEDTIEKVVLRNSKTEELVTEEVDAVIVNFGFVSSLGPIKDWGLEFEKGSIVVNSKMETNIPGIYAAGDVTTYPGKIKLIAVGFGEAPTAVNNAKSYMDPGARVQPTHSSSMKM
- a CDS encoding superoxide dismutase family protein, which gives rise to MKKFMAGVVAGVVLSSGMAYAASITVNIAPFTLFADGEEKTFGKDEVLVHNGRAYVPVRAYAETFQHKVYWDGTNASISINKPYIHMVNAQGEEIGHAILTEESGGVKVAIEVHDLKPGKHGFHVHEKMFVKNDFKSAGGHFNPDGKKHGMENPEGHHVGDMQNLEVKEDGTAKAEFMLERASLKQGDVHSLLGKSIIIHEGEDDLKSDPAGNSGDRVAGGNIPQ